A DNA window from Pogona vitticeps strain Pit_001003342236 chromosome 2, PviZW2.1, whole genome shotgun sequence contains the following coding sequences:
- the LOC110070163 gene encoding uncharacterized protein LOC110070163 isoform X4 → MVLTFHQRVHIGEKPYKCQECGKCFAHSSHLGSHQRVHVGERPYKCQDCGKCFTRNSHFMMHQRVHTGEKPHSCQECGKCFARNSDLVIHQRVHTGEKPYKCQECGKCFARNSDLVIHRRIHTGEKPYKCQECGKCFAQSSQLVTHQGLHPGEKPFKCQECEKCFAYKSALEKHQRVHTGEKPHKCQDCGKCFAYKSDLVNHQRIHTGEKPYQCQECGKCFAFRTALMSHGRVHTGEKPYKCQECGKDFAQNSELVRHQKIHTGEKPYQCQKCAKCFADKSNLDKHQRVHTGEKPYKCQECGKCFAQNSHLVTHHKVHTGEKPYRCQQCGKCFPCNSQLVTHQRVHTGEKPYKCQECGKSFAYKSDLGKHQRLHTGEKPYKCQDCAKCFAFRSALLNHERFHTGEKPYRCEDCGKCFASSSRLESHRLVHSRDKQCSSEGVL, encoded by the coding sequence ATGGTGCTAACGTTTCATCAGAGGGTCCATataggagagaaaccgtacaaatgccaggagtgtgggaaatgctttgctcacaGTTCACATCTTGGAAGCCACCAGAGAGTCCACGTGGGAGAGaggccatacaaatgccaagactgtgggaaatgttttactcgcAATTCACACTTCATGatgcatcagagagtccacacgggagagaagccaCACTcgtgtcaggagtgtgggaagtgttttgctcGCAATTCAGACCTTGTgatccaccagagagtccacacaggagagaaaccctacaaatgccaggagtgtggaaaatgttttgctcgcAATTCAGATCTTGTGATCCATAGGaggattcacacaggagagaaaccatacaagtgccaggagtgtgggaaatgctttgctcagagTTCACAGCTTGTGACACATCAGGGACTCcacccaggagaaaagccattcaaatgccaggagtgtgaaaaatgttttgcttataaGTCTGCCCTTGAgaaacaccagagagtccacacaggagagaagccacacaagtgccaggactgtgggaaatgttttgcttacaaGTCAGATCTTGTGAatcatcagagaatccacacaggagagaaaccataccaatgccaggaatgtgggaaatgctttgctttcCGTACAGCCCTTATGAGCCATGGGAGAgttcacacaggtgagaaaccctacaaatgccaggagtgtgggaaagaTTTTGCTCAAAATTCAGAACTTGTCAGGCATCAGAAgatccacactggagaaaaaccatatCAGTGCCAGAAATGTGCAAAATGTTTTGCTGATAAATCAAACCTTGATAAACATCAAAGGgtgcacactggagagaaaccatacaaatgccaagagtgtgggaaatgctttgctcagaattcacatctTGTGACACATCACAaagttcacacaggagaaaaaccctaccGATGTCAGCAATGTGGGAAGTGTTTCCCTTGCAACTCACAGCTTGTAACCCATCAGAGAGtccatacaggtgagaaaccgtacaaatgccaggagtgtgggaaatcttttgcttATAAATCAGACCTTGGGAAGCACCagagactccacacaggagagaaaccatacaagtgccagGATTGTGCAAAATGCTTCGCTTTCCGTTCAGCCCTTTTGAACCACGAGAGATTCCAtacgggggagaaaccatacagatgcgaggactgtgggaagtgttttgcttCTAGTTCACGCCTTGAGAGCCACCGGCTTGTCCATTCAAGAGATAAGCAATGCTCAAGCGAAGGGGTCTTGTAG